The region TTAAAAATCTCTATCAGGAACACGGGCTGCATACTGCGGCGGCGAAACACTGCGCATTAGGTTCGGTGAAATCCAATATCGGCCATACGGAAACCGCCGCCGGCGTTGCCGGCGTCATCAAGGTGTTGTTGGCGATGCAGGATGAATATTTGCCCAAATCGCTGCACTGCCAGAATCTGAACCCTTTGCTGGAGCTGGAAGAGAGCCCGTTCTATGTCCTTCAGGAGGGCGAAACATGGCAACGGCCGACGATCGGTGACGTGACGCAACCATTGCGGGCCGGCGTGAGCTCCTTCGGCGCCGGCGGCGCGAACGCGCATCTGGTGATTGAGGAATACCGACAGGAACCTGACGAGCCGTTGTCCCTGGTCCTGGAGCCGGAAATCATCGTGCTGTCGGCCAAGAACAGCGAAAGGCTGCAGGTCTATGCGCAGCATTTGACGCAGTATGTCGCTCAAAATTCGGCTTATGTCGCGACACACTTCAAGCAGTTCGCCTACACATTACAAACGGCGCGGGATGCGATGCCGGTGCGAGCCGCATTCGTGGCCGAAGATGCGGCTTCGCTTTTGCGCCAACTGACCCTTCTGGCGCAAAAAACACCGGCCGCCGCCAGTGACGAGGCCATTTTTGTCAACAACGAGGGCGCGGAACGCGCTTCCCATGCCGATGCGCAGGATATCGCGCGTTGGTGGCAGAACCGGCAGCTTAGTGAAGTCGCCCGGGCCTGGGTGACGAGCGGTGCAGTCGACTGGCGGCAGCTATACGCGGGCCGGCATTATCCGCGCCTGGCGCTGCCAACCTATCCCTTCGATCGCCGTCGTTACTGGATCAAGGAGACGCAGCCGCAGCCGGCGGTGACCGTCGCGGCCATCCAGCCGGCAAAAGAACCGATGAAAAGGGCCAGCCATTCGGAAAAGATCCGGCTGCAGCCGCTGAAATCGAAGAGGGACGCCAATCCGCCGGTGGCAGCTGGCGGCGACGCGGCTTTGGCGCAGGGGGGGCGGCGCGACGAGCAGGACCATGACGACAACGGGGTTGCCACGGTGAACGGCAACGGCGCCCTGCGCAGCGGCGAGAGACCGCTGGAGAGCGTCATCGACGCATTACGAGCCAGTTTGGCCCGGGCGCTCTGTTGCGCCGAGGCGGATATCCATCTGGATCGCTCCTTCGCTGAAATGGGCCTGGACTCGATTGTCGGCGCTGAATGGGTGCATGACATCAACCGACAGCTTGGCAGCGCCTTATCCGCTACCCGGTTATACGACTATTCCAGCGTTCGGCAACTGGCGCAGTTTATCGCGCTCAGTGGCGCGCCGGAACCGCGTCATGCCGGGGATACGCCTCGGCATGACGGCCGGCCGGCTATCGCCCCAAGCACCGTGGCGGCATCGGCGCGCTCCGCAGAGCGGCAACGCGAGCCGGTCGCGGCGATCGCGCCATTGTTGAAAGCCAGCCTGGCTGATGCACTTTACATTGCGGTGGAAGACATTCAGAACGATCGCGCCTTCTCGGCGTTAGGTCTGGACTCGATTATCGGCGCCGAATGGATCAATGAGATAAACAAGACGCTGGGCACAGCGCTTTCTGCCACGCGTTTGTACGACTACCCCAACATTCAGGCTCTGGCGGAATATATTGCGACGCAATCCGATGGAGCAACGCCGCGCCCAAAACCGAACGCGGCCGTTTCAGCGCCTGAGGACGCACGTCCCGAGGTTCTGAAACCGGCCGCTTCCATCGCGCCCGCACGCTCGGAAGAAGCCGCCATCCCGCATCGCCGGCAAGAGAAAATCGCCATCATCGGCATGGCCGGCCGCTATCCCGATGCGGACAATTTGACGCAATACTGGGATAACCTGGCGAACGGGCGCAATGCCGTGCGTGAGGTCCCCAAAGCGCGTTGGGACGTCGATCAATACTTCGATGCCGATCGTCGCGCGGAAGGAAAGGTGTATTGCAAATGGTTGGGGGCATTAACGGATATCGACTGTTTTGACCCGCTCTTTTTCTCGATCTCGCCCGCCGAAGCGGAAGGCATGGATCCCCAGCACCGTCTTTTCCTGCAGGAAGGATACAAGGCGTTTGAAGATGCCGGCTACAGCCCCGAGGCGTTGAGTCAGCAGAACTGCGGCGTTTATATGGGGATAATGAGCTATGAATATGCTCACCTGATGCTGAACTCCCCGCGGCCGCTGTCCGGCACCGGCAACAGCTTCGCCATCGGCGCGGCGCGAATTCCGTACTTCCTTAACCTGAAAGGGCCGGCCATCCCTGTCGATACCGCGTGTTCGTCTTCGCTGGTCGCGACCCATTTGGCCGTCACGGCATTACAAAACGAGGAAATAGACCTGGCGCTGGTCGGCGGCGTCAGCCTTTATCTGATGCCGGAAACCTACATGGGCATGTGTTCTGCCGGCATGTTGTCCCCTGAGGGCCAGTGCAAAGCGTTCGATGATACGGCGGATGGATTTGTGCCCGGCGAAGGCGCCGGATGCCTGGTGCTGAAACGGCTGTCTCAGGCCGAGGCGGACGGCGACCATATTTATGGCGTCATCATTGGCTCGGGCATCAACCAAGACGGCAAAACCAACGGCATTACGGCACCCAGCGTCAACAGCCAGATCGAACTGGAGAGAGAAGTCTACCGCAGGTCTCAAATAAACCCGGATTCGATCAGCTATGTGGAGACGCACGGCACAGGAACGAAACTCGGCGATCCTATTGAGTTTGAAGCGCTGACCGCCGTCTTCAGAGAGCAGACATCGCGCAAGCGTTTCTGTGGCCTCGGCTCGGTGAAAAGCAATATCGGCCACGCTTCAGCGGCATCCGGCATGGCAAGCGTGCACAAAACGCTGCTGTCAATGAAACACCGGCAACTCGCGCCATCGCTGCATTTTATCAAGCCTAACCAACACGTTAACTTCGAAGATTCGCCTTTCTACGTCAATACGCAACTCCAGCCCTGGCGACATGATGAAAACCAGCCGCGAAGAGCGGCGGTGAGCGCCTTCGGCTACAGCGGCACCAATGCGCATATGGTGATTGAAGAGTATCTGCCGCCGGTGTCTGACGTGGCGGAGGATAAGCCGCAGGTGATCGCCTTATCGGCGATGCGGGCCGACCGTTTGCCGCTGATGGCGGAAAATCTGCTGGCCTGGCTCCAGGAGGAGCAAACGGCCGGCCGTACCGTCGATATGAGCCGGCTGGCTTATACCTTGCTGAGCGGGCGCCAGGCCATGACGGAACGGCTGGCGTTTGTCGCCGCCTCGGTCGGCGAGCTGCAAGAGAAACTGGGCCGGTTTATCGCCGGGGATATTGCGACACCGCCACTCTTTAGAGGAACGGTGAACGGCAACCCGCCGGCGCTTGAGCGCCATCAATGCGCCAACCCGGCGGATCTGCACGCGCTGGCGGCGGCCTGGGCCACAGGGGCGGCGCTGCCCTGGGATTTACTCTATCCGCAGGCCGCTGAAGGCGCTGAGCGCCGTTTCCCCCAAAGAATCAGCCTGCCGACGTATCCGTTTTACCGGCAGCCGTGCTGGTTCGAAGAGACAGACGGCGTGGTCGCGCCGGCACTTTCGGCGGACGCCGCCGGGACAGCGCCGGCTGACGAAGAAACGCCATGGCTGCGGGCGACAGAGGCCTGGGTTGAGGTGAATGCCGATAAAGACACGCCATGGGTTGAACGCATCGAGGCGAACCGCGACAGGCAAATACTGGTGCTGGATCAGACCGCCGCAGACTATCGGAGCGTCGAGCAGGTGTGTCGGCATCTTCAGCAGATCACCGATAACGCTCAACCGCTCTGGGATGTGCGGCATATCGCCTTGCCGAAGGATGCCTTAACGGCGGAGGCGCAGAGCGCCGCGCTGCAAGAGGCGCTCTCGGCGGCGATCCCTCATCCCGATAAGCCGTTGGCGATTTTTCTGTTCCTGCCCGATAGCCCGGACGCCGAGGCAGAGTCTGGGCTGCGGCTTGCCTATCTTTGCGTGCAGGCCGTCCAGGCGGTTGCCCGGCTAAACCCGGTGCAATTCTATTGCTGTCACCGGGCGGACTATGATCGCGGCCTGACAGCTGCGGCCGTGCAATATGAAGCGCTCTGCGGACTGCTGCGCTCTGCGATCCTGGAAACCGTGGGGCATAGCTACCGGAACGTCATCTTTTCTCCGCAGACCGCCCACCGGGAGACGGCGCTTCAGTTGATGCAAACCTGGCTGTGCGACGGCATGTCGGCGCCTGAAGCGGGCCGACAGACGCAGGCGATCGGCGCGTCGACAGTGCGTTTCTCTGGCGGCCGGCAGTACACGTTGCGCGTCAGTGAATCCGAGCGGCCTGAAACGGCGGATGCGCATTTTCGCACGGGCGCGACCTATCTCATGGTCGGCGCTCTGGGCGAAACGGGGGAGCAGTTTTGCCGGGTTTTAGGGCAGCGCTATCAGGCAGAGTTGGTGATTTTCTCTCGCCGCCCGGAAAGCCAGGTAGCGCCGATTCTGGCGCGCATCCGGGCCTCTGGCGCCCGGGTTATTTATCATGCCGTCGACATTCTGGATATCGGCCAGATCGGCCAGGCGATGCAGCAGCTGAAATCTGCCGGCATCACCCTCCACGGGGTTGTGCAGCTGGCCCGACAGGTGAGCGACGGTTCCATCGTGAATAAGCCTTGGGATGCGTTTCGGCAGACGCTGGCGGCGAAGGTCGCAGGCACCCTGAACATCGACGCGGCAACGGCCAATGAACCCTTGGCGTTTTTCCTGATGTTTTCTTCCGTCGCCGCGTTCGGCATTCAAGGCTCTCCGGATTATGCCTATTCCGCCGCGTTTCAGAACGCGTTTGCCCGCTACCGGCAACAGCGGGTCGCCCAGAAACAACGGCATGGGCTCACGGCTTCCCTTTGCTGGGGGCAATGGGAAACTGACGGCGCCGTTGAGGCCGAGCGGCTGCCTGCACGTTTGGCGCATCTGGCGCGGCAGGGCATGGGCAGCATTAATGCCCCGGCGGCGGTACGGCAGATACAAGCCGGGCTGGCAGAGGGCGCCACGGCCCTGGTGGCCGTGACCGACTGCGACAAGGCGAGAGTGCTGTTGGGTTTTGACGCGCCACAGACGGTGGCCGTAAACGCCGGCGAGGCGCACGCGACGGCGGAAGCGGTGCGACAACACATCGAACGCTATCGGCAAGGGGGATTAACGCCAGCGGCGTTTGCGGATTATCTCTCTTCCTTGTCCTTGCAGGATTTGCCGGCCGAGTTGCAACAAGAGGTCGGGGCCGCGATTGCGACAGCGCTGCATGAGCCTGCCGCCAACACGGCGCCCATCGAAGCGGCCAAAGACGCCGGCAGGGCGACGCCGAGAGAAGGCGACGGCGAACTGCGCAACGTGCTGGCCTTCGGGATCGAGAAAGTCATGAAGCTGGGCGACGATCTTGACTGGGATAAACCCCTGCAAGACTACGGGATGGACTCGATTATCGCCATGCAGCTGAGCACCACATTGGAAAAACAGATGAAGTTTCCCGTGCAGCCGAATTGGCTGATCGATCATCCGACCCCCAACTTATTGATGAAAAAATTGCGTGAACAGGTTGGCGCAAGAGGGAACCGGTTATGAAAACGCTGAATCAAAAGCTGGAAAACTTTTTCTCCGGTTACCACACCTCAGAGACCGCTGCGCGGAACGGCAAGCCTGGGACAGACGTTTCTTTCAGCTATCTGTTTTTTTCTGATGTCCGCAAAGATGTCTCGGATCGGGATAAATATCGTTTTGCCCGCGAGCTTGTTGAGTTTGCCGACCAGGCCGGGTTTGAATCGGTTTGCTTCCCTGAGCGTCACTTCTATGAGTTCGGTTCTATTTACGCCAATAACGCTATCGCCGCGGCTTATTTTGCGCCGCTGACTAAAAACGTGCGCCTGCGTTCAGCCGCCGTGACCAATACGCTGCACCATCCGGTCGAAATCGTCGAAAACTGGGCGATGGTGGATATTCTCTCCGACGGTCGGGTTGAGCTGGGCATCGGCAGCGGCTGGAACAAGGCGGACTTTATCCTGTCACCCGAGACGTATGACGATCGGGCAAAAATACGCGACCAGCGGATCCCGGTCATTCAGCAGCTCTGGCGCGGTGAAACCGTAGATTTTCCCGGCCCCGGCGGGGAGCTTTTCCCGACGGTCGTATATCCGCGCCCGATTCAAAAAGAGGTCGCCATTTGGTACTTCAGCGTCTCGGAACCGGGTTTTCGCTATGCGGGGCTGCAAGGGTATAACGTCTTCGGCATGCTGCATGGGATAGACCTGCACGAGTTCGGCAAGTATGTGAGCAGCTACCGGGCTGCCCGCGCCGAAGCGGGGTTGGATCCTCTGAGCGGCCGGGTGACGCTGATGATGCACACCTTCGTTCATCCGGACATGGAATGGGTACAGCGGGTGGTCTGCGAACCGTTCAAGGCTTATATCCGCAGCAGCATTATTCCCCAGATGAAAGCCAGAGATAAGCATTTCGATAACAGCCAAATCGATCACATTCTTGATTACGCCTATGCGCGCTTTTTCAAAACCGGAGGCATATTCGGCCCGCTTGATGAATGCCAGAAACAAATTGATTTGGCGGTAGCGTGCGGCGTCAATGAAATTGCCTTTCTTCAGGACTTCGGCATGGACTACGCCGCCGTAAAAAACGCCCTGGGTTATTTGCAGCAATTGGTTGACCTTAATCTCAAGCGGGAGAAGTCTTTTTATGAGTAAGCAAGCAGCACAATTATCTTTCATTGCGCAGTGGATTAATAATCATAAAACTGCTTCTTCAGATTCGGCATCAACGCTGCTGGCTGCCAACGGCAATATCGAGCCTTTGGCGATTACCGGCCTGGCGGGATATTTCCCGCAGTGTATGAGCATTGCCGAGTTATGGCGGCATCTCGATGCCGACGAGCCGTTGATCACCACATTGCCGGCGCAACGCGAAGCATGGTATCGGCAAGGCGAGGCCGAGGGAGACACGCCGTGGTCGGTGCTGGCAGGCGGGTTTATTCCCGATATCGCCTCTTTTGATGCGGCAAAGTTCGGCATCTTACCGATCGAAGCCGAAGAGATGGACCCGCGGCAACGTCTGCTGCTGATGTCAACCTATCACACGCTGGAGGACGCCGGCCTTGTTCCCGCCGCGCTGAGCAAAACGCAGACCGGGGTATTTATCGGCTGCGAATCCAACGAGTATGCCGCGCTGATGGCGCGCCACGGTTATCGGCCCGAGTTCGGCCTGACGCAGGCCGACAGCATGATAGCCAACCGGATTTCTTACCAGTTTGATTTGGCCGGGCCCAGTGAGTTAATCAATGCGACCTGCGCCGGGTTCGCCGTCGCGCTTCACCGCGCCACTTTGGCGCTCAGAGCCGGCATCATTGACCGGGCCATTGTCGGCGCAGCCAATATCATGCTGGTTCCGGACGTGACCAACCGATTGAATGACGCCAGCCAGCTCACTCACCGTGGGCAGGTGCGCTCTTTCGGCGAAAATGGCGATGGATTCATCCGATCCGAAGGGGTCGGCACCTTGCTTTTGGAGCGCCTGGCGGACGTCGAGAAGGCCGGGCGGCGGGTCTATGCCGTCGTCAGGCATACCCGGGTTAACTTCAATGGGCAGGGCGGCGTGTCGATGGCGTCGCCGAATACGGATGCGCATTGTGAACTGATCAAAGACTGCTACCGTGAAGCCGCTATCGACCCACGCAGCGTGTCTTACATTGAGGCCCAGGGCATGGGGCTGCCGGTAGCGGACATTGCCGAATGGACGGCGATCAACCGGGCGCTGAGCCAGCTTTGCGATGAACAGGGGCTGGCGTTCGAGCCGGGTTATTGCCGGGTCAGCAGCTTGAAACCCCTGCTGGGGCACATGCATTCCGCCTCGTCACTGGGCGCCTTGTTCAAAGTCATCCGCAGTCTGCAAACCGATAAAATTCATAAAATACCGGGTTTTGAACAGCCGAATGACTATTGCGATACGCAAGACACCCCCTGTGTTTTTGCGAAAGAAACGCAGGCCTGGCCGGCAGGTGAACAGCCCAGGATCGCAGCGATTCATAGCTACGGCTCCGGCGGCAATAATGCCCATATCCTGATTGAAGAATATCGCGGCGCTCACCCTGCGGGCGCCGAGTTTCCGGCGGCGTCGCCCCATTATGCCTTCGCCCGGGAATATTGCTGGTTCCAGCCCAGCGAGCGGCCAAGTCAAACCGCGCGCGCTCCTGACGCCCGCCGCCTGACTGAGACCGAAGCCGACGTGCGCGCGACAATCGCGCGCCTGCTGGGCATAAATGGCGCGGACGACGAAGCCTGCCGGCAGGCATTTACCGATCTCGGCCTCGACTCCGTCTCTGTTGCCGCCTTCGTCAGCCGACTGACGGCGGCGTACCCGGTTAAAGTGCGGCGTTCGGATTTGTTCAGTTACACCACGCCGGCGGCGTTGGCGCGCGTGGTTGCCGAACGCATGCAGAGCGGCGCGGCGGCGAAAGCACCGCGCCAAACCACCGTCGCGCCGCGTGCGGCGCAGGGCGGCAATGACGACATCGCCATTATCGGCATCGATATCAAGGTCGCCGGGGCAGATAATGCGGCAGAATTCTGGCAAGTGCTGCGAGAAGGCCGCAGCAGTATTGGGCCGGTGCCGCAATGGCGGCGGCAGCGCGAAGACCTGCAAATGAAAACCTCCCGGGGCGGTTTCATGGCGCATATCGATCGCTTTGACCCGCTGTTTTTTAAGATTTCGCCCCGTGAAGCCCATCATATGGATCCCCATCATCGCTTGCTGTTGCAGTCCGCATGGCGAGCGATTGAAGATGCCGGTTATGACCCGCAGGCATGGTGCGGGCAACAGCACGGCATTTTTGTCGGCATGGAAGAATCAGATTATCCATTGACCGAACACTCTGCGATTACCTCGGTGCATACGGGAACGGCGCCGGCACGTATCGGTTACTTCCTTGATACCAAAGGCCCTCTGTTGGCCATCGGCACCGCCTGTTCCTCTTCGCTGGTTGCCCTGCATTATGCCTGCCAGAGTATTTTGAACGGAGAAAGCGAATTGTCGCTGGCCGGCGGGTGCAATCTGATCTGCCAGCCGGAGCGTCTGTTGCACGGTTTGTCGCGGATGGGGGATATGCTCTCGCCAGACGGCGCCTGCTATGCGTTTGATCACCGCGCCAACGGCATGGTGGTCGGCGAAGGGTGCGCGACGGTGGTGTTAAAACGCCATGAGGACGCATTGCGAGATGGCGATGATGTTTATGCCATTATCAAAGGCAGCGCAATCAACTATGACGGCAAAACCAATGGCCTGACGGCGCCCAGCGGCGCTCGCCAGAGTGAGCTTTACGCACAGGTTTATCGGCAAAGCGGCGTTTCTCCCGATCAGATCGACTATGTTGTCAGCCATGGCACCGGCACCCTGTTAGGGGATCCCGTTGAGTGCAATGCGCTGATCGATGCCTTCCAGCGCGAAGGGGCACAGAACAAGCAGTATTGCGCGTTAACCTCGCCGAAAACCAATATTGGCCATACGCAGGCTGCGTCCGGGATCGTGAACGTCATCACGGCGGCGTTGGCGTTGAAACAGCGCGAAATCCCGCCGTCGCTGAACTATGCCCAGCCCAATGCGGATATTGATTTTGCCGACAGTCCTTTCTATGTGAATACCGAACTCAAGCGCTGGGACCGCGAGCGGCGTTTCGCGGCGGTCAGTTCTTTCGGCCACACGGGCACCAATGCCCACCTGGTGTTGCAGAACGCAGAGACGCCGGTGAAGCGCCAGGAGGAGCAATCAGGTCGGCATGAGCCGTATCTGATGGTGTTATCCGCTAAAAGCGAAGCCCGGTTGAAACAGATGGCGGCCAACCTGCTCGCCGCGGATGAACCGCACAGCATGGGCGATCTCGCTTATACCCTGCAAGTCGGGCGAACGCCGATGCCGCATCGTCTGGCGTGGTTTAGCGACGACTGGCATGGCCTGCAGGAAGCGTTGGGGCAATATCTAGCCGGCGAAACGAAGATAAGCGCTTCGCTCGATGTGTATTATGCCGACGTATCGGGAACGGCCCGTTCCGCCGCCGCGCAGGCGTTGCTGCGTGACGAGGGGGGAGCTCACGGGCTTCAACCCGGCCAGACGCCGCCTCTTGCGCGCCTGCAACTGGCCGCCTGGCTGCGCGGCGAGACGGTGGATTGGGCGGCGTTATATCGCGATGCCGCGCCGCGCAGGATGCACCTGCCGACGTACCCCTTCGAGGAGGAACGTTATTGGTTCGCCTCGACGGATGAGGTAAAGGCTCTCGCGCCGCGCCGTGCGGCGGAGGCAGAGCAGAGTGACGCCGTTTGGATCGCTCGCG is a window of Serratia plymuthica DNA encoding:
- a CDS encoding MupA/Atu3671 family FMN-dependent luciferase-like monooxygenase, which translates into the protein MKTLNQKLENFFSGYHTSETAARNGKPGTDVSFSYLFFSDVRKDVSDRDKYRFARELVEFADQAGFESVCFPERHFYEFGSIYANNAIAAAYFAPLTKNVRLRSAAVTNTLHHPVEIVENWAMVDILSDGRVELGIGSGWNKADFILSPETYDDRAKIRDQRIPVIQQLWRGETVDFPGPGGELFPTVVYPRPIQKEVAIWYFSVSEPGFRYAGLQGYNVFGMLHGIDLHEFGKYVSSYRAARAEAGLDPLSGRVTLMMHTFVHPDMEWVQRVVCEPFKAYIRSSIIPQMKARDKHFDNSQIDHILDYAYARFFKTGGIFGPLDECQKQIDLAVACGVNEIAFLQDFGMDYAAVKNALGYLQQLVDLNLKREKSFYE
- a CDS encoding beta-ketoacyl synthase N-terminal-like domain-containing protein, producing the protein MTGKDNNTHDLHESARNALEAELMQSARKPMPTDVNPARAAVEWPLAAAVGDGCRQALRQEVLGIFSMILKLPAEKIDSEEKISTYGVDSIVITEIMGRIAGALGVSLSAAIFFEARNIEELTDIIMARFGQHVAARYEPSPVRSDDSRSAEWALGQRRGPAAAADIVAGEKSARHLQALLAKSHQIKRQRERRAAPGDRARPIGAPANGRYEPIAIIGMSGMFAQSSSVEALQRHLYQGRDCISEIPKERWDWKAIYGNPKDGELTNVKYAGFIQDVDKFDPGFFGISPREAQTMDPQHRLFIESAWQLIESSGYAPSALAGKKVGVFAGINLQDYAETVLNAQSRDIVELTAIPHMFCPNRLSYLLDVHGPSEIIDTACSSSLVAIHRAVMSIQHGDSDMAIAGGANLILSPKMHILYSKAEMICEDGRCKTFSDQANGYARGEGVGVVMLKRLSAAQADKDRILGVIIGSAENHGGAATSLMAPNPNAQAQLIRDAHSKSGVDPRSITYIECHGTGTPLGDPIEVNGLKTAFKNLYQEHGLHTAAAKHCALGSVKSNIGHTETAAGVAGVIKVLLAMQDEYLPKSLHCQNLNPLLELEESPFYVLQEGETWQRPTIGDVTQPLRAGVSSFGAGGANAHLVIEEYRQEPDEPLSLVLEPEIIVLSAKNSERLQVYAQHLTQYVAQNSAYVATHFKQFAYTLQTARDAMPVRAAFVAEDAASLLRQLTLLAQKTPAAASDEAIFVNNEGAERASHADAQDIARWWQNRQLSEVARAWVTSGAVDWRQLYAGRHYPRLALPTYPFDRRRYWIKETQPQPAVTVAAIQPAKEPMKRASHSEKIRLQPLKSKRDANPPVAAGGDAALAQGGRRDEQDHDDNGVATVNGNGALRSGERPLESVIDALRASLARALCCAEADIHLDRSFAEMGLDSIVGAEWVHDINRQLGSALSATRLYDYSSVRQLAQFIALSGAPEPRHAGDTPRHDGRPAIAPSTVAASARSAERQREPVAAIAPLLKASLADALYIAVEDIQNDRAFSALGLDSIIGAEWINEINKTLGTALSATRLYDYPNIQALAEYIATQSDGATPRPKPNAAVSAPEDARPEVLKPAASIAPARSEEAAIPHRRQEKIAIIGMAGRYPDADNLTQYWDNLANGRNAVREVPKARWDVDQYFDADRRAEGKVYCKWLGALTDIDCFDPLFFSISPAEAEGMDPQHRLFLQEGYKAFEDAGYSPEALSQQNCGVYMGIMSYEYAHLMLNSPRPLSGTGNSFAIGAARIPYFLNLKGPAIPVDTACSSSLVATHLAVTALQNEEIDLALVGGVSLYLMPETYMGMCSAGMLSPEGQCKAFDDTADGFVPGEGAGCLVLKRLSQAEADGDHIYGVIIGSGINQDGKTNGITAPSVNSQIELEREVYRRSQINPDSISYVETHGTGTKLGDPIEFEALTAVFREQTSRKRFCGLGSVKSNIGHASAASGMASVHKTLLSMKHRQLAPSLHFIKPNQHVNFEDSPFYVNTQLQPWRHDENQPRRAAVSAFGYSGTNAHMVIEEYLPPVSDVAEDKPQVIALSAMRADRLPLMAENLLAWLQEEQTAGRTVDMSRLAYTLLSGRQAMTERLAFVAASVGELQEKLGRFIAGDIATPPLFRGTVNGNPPALERHQCANPADLHALAAAWATGAALPWDLLYPQAAEGAERRFPQRISLPTYPFYRQPCWFEETDGVVAPALSADAAGTAPADEETPWLRATEAWVEVNADKDTPWVERIEANRDRQILVLDQTAADYRSVEQVCRHLQQITDNAQPLWDVRHIALPKDALTAEAQSAALQEALSAAIPHPDKPLAIFLFLPDSPDAEAESGLRLAYLCVQAVQAVARLNPVQFYCCHRADYDRGLTAAAVQYEALCGLLRSAILETVGHSYRNVIFSPQTAHRETALQLMQTWLCDGMSAPEAGRQTQAIGASTVRFSGGRQYTLRVSESERPETADAHFRTGATYLMVGALGETGEQFCRVLGQRYQAELVIFSRRPESQVAPILARIRASGARVIYHAVDILDIGQIGQAMQQLKSAGITLHGVVQLARQVSDGSIVNKPWDAFRQTLAAKVAGTLNIDAATANEPLAFFLMFSSVAAFGIQGSPDYAYSAAFQNAFARYRQQRVAQKQRHGLTASLCWGQWETDGAVEAERLPARLAHLARQGMGSINAPAAVRQIQAGLAEGATALVAVTDCDKARVLLGFDAPQTVAVNAGEAHATAEAVRQHIERYRQGGLTPAAFADYLSSLSLQDLPAELQQEVGAAIATALHEPAANTAPIEAAKDAGRATPREGDGELRNVLAFGIEKVMKLGDDLDWDKPLQDYGMDSIIAMQLSTTLEKQMKFPVQPNWLIDHPTPNLLMKKLREQVGARGNRL